Part of the Cuniculiplasma divulgatum genome, ATTAACTAATTTAAGGATGCTGTATAACCCCACTCAGCCAGGGAAGCCTTAGATTACATTGTTCTCCAGTGAAAGACTATTCTTACCTTCGATTATACATCTGACCTTATCTCCACTATGTATTTCGACTGCACCAGGAGTACCGGTGGATATTATATCTCCAGGTTCCAGAGTGAAAATTTTAGAGTGAAACGAAATGAGTTTTTCAGGAGAAAACATCATATTTTTTACGATGTTTGCGTGTTCTATCCTGCCATTTTTGATCGTGCTTATCTTCAGTGTGTGAAGATCTGGAAAATCATCTATTGTTGCAATTTCCGGTCCAATACTAAAAAATGTATCAAAGCTTTTTGACAGTGTCAAAAAACGTGGATTCTGCTCAAGAATATCAAGGGCCGTCATATCTATGATAGGAGTTATACCAAAAACGTGAGATATTGCATCTTCTTCACTGATATTTTTCCCCTTCTTTCCAATGATTATGCCAAGTTCTGCCTCCGCGGTAATTCTCCCCCATCCTTTTGGAATTACAATATTTTCTCCCTGAGTTATCATTGAGGTTTTTGGTTTCATGAAACTGGCAGGCATGACTGGCTGTTTCACATTCAGGTCCCTTGCGTGTTCAATATAATTTAGACCAATTGACCAAATCTTTCCAGGGTGTGAAATAGGTATAGCATATTCAGCCTCATTTTTTTCTAATTTATGTAAATTTGATACTTTTCCTCTGTTATAATCAATATGCCTAAGATTATCCACAATACCGCTATTTCTTATCATATCATCAAGCGTATCCGGCATCCTTATACCCATCAATTCCTCCATATCTTTGAGCTGAAGGAATTTATCATTCAGGCAAATGGATGGAAATCCTCCTGAATAGTTTTTTAACATACAGAACTTCATATGGATGCAATTATACTGTATTCTTAAACGTTGGCTCAATACCAATCTTGTTAACTTAAACCCAATAAAAATCTGATATCATTTTGCGAGTGATGCTAACTATGTCAGATGCTTGTCCGATATTTGTATTTCGAATTTAAAAAAAGTTTATATATTTGTCTGTCAATTGTCTATCAATGATGGAATATGACAGCGAGATGGAAAAAATCCTTAAAACCGCTAAAGTAAGGATTAAGGTAATAGGCTGTGGTGGTGCAGGATGTAACTCTGTTACAAACCTTAAGAAGTTTGGACTATCAGGTGCAAAACTCATTGCACTTAACACTGATGCCGCACATCTTAAAG contains:
- a CDS encoding fumarylacetoacetate hydrolase family protein, which codes for MKFCMLKNYSGGFPSICLNDKFLQLKDMEELMGIRMPDTLDDMIRNSGIVDNLRHIDYNRGKVSNLHKLEKNEAEYAIPISHPGKIWSIGLNYIEHARDLNVKQPVMPASFMKPKTSMITQGENIVIPKGWGRITAEAELGIIIGKKGKNISEEDAISHVFGITPIIDMTALDILEQNPRFLTLSKSFDTFFSIGPEIATIDDFPDLHTLKISTIKNGRIEHANIVKNMMFSPEKLISFHSKIFTLEPGDIISTGTPGAVEIHSGDKVRCIIEGKNSLSLENNVI